In one window of Mus pahari chromosome 3, PAHARI_EIJ_v1.1, whole genome shotgun sequence DNA:
- the LOC110319154 gene encoding olfactory receptor 5D18-like — protein sequence MNSVVSSNRSQMWNEGNQSMVSSFILLAFSEFPNLQLPLFLVFLIMYTVTVLENLGMIFIIRVNPRLHTPMYFFLSHLSFVDFCYTSVIAPKLLDLLIVEDKSISFEGCMAQYFLGCTFVIIEMFMLAVMAYDRFVAVCNPLLYTVAMSHELCSLLVVVTYIWAGIFSSTLTYILLQLSYCGPNVINHFCCEYSALLSVSCSDTSFSQMACLVISMFNEACCLLIIITSYVFIVVTVIKIPTKGAFRKAFSTCASHLTAIGVCHGIVLLLYCVLKSKSSLFLVKVATVFHSMVIPMLNPLIYSLRNKDVKETVRKLVYLKCIFHSI from the coding sequence ATGAATTCTGTGGTATCTTCTAACAGAAGCCAAATGTGGAATGAGGGAAATCAGAGCATggtgtcttcttttattttgttggccTTTTCAGAATTTCCAAACCTCCAATTGCCCCTGTTCCTGGTATTCTTGATCATGTACACAGTTACTGTGTTGGAAAACCTTGGTATGATTTTTATCATCAGGGTGAATCCCAGACTCCATACACCTATGTACTTTTTTCTCAGCCACTTATCCTTTGTTGATTTTTGCTACACATCTGTAATTGCACCAAAGCTGTTAGACCTCTTGATTGTAGAAGACAAATCAATCTCTTTTGAAGGGTGCATGGCTCAATATTTTCTTGGTTGTACATTTGTGATTATAGAGATGTTCATGTTAGCAGTGATGGCCTATGACAGGTTTGTGGCTGTCTGTAACCCCCTGCTCTATACTGTTGCTATGTCTCATGAACTCTGCTCCCTTTTGGTTGTAGTTACTTATATATGGGCTGGGATATTTTCCTCAACTCTCACATATATTCTTTTGCAGCTCTCTTACTGTGGACCTAATGTCATCAATCACTTTTGCTGTGAGTACTCAGCTCTCCTTTCTGTGTCCTGCTCAGACACCTCCTTTAGTCAAATGGCATGCCTGGTCATTTCAATGTTTAATGAGGCTTGTTGCCTCTTGATCATCATCACTTCCTATGTTTTCATAGTTGTCACTGTCATTAAAATTCCCACTAAGGGGGCCTTCCGAAAAGCATTTTCCACCTGTGCCTCCCACCTGACAGCTATTGGTGTCTGTCATGGGATCGTACTTCTACTGTACTGTGTGCTCAAGTCCAAAAGCTCACTGTTTCTTGTGAAAGTAGCCACTGTATTCCACAGCATGGTCATCCCTATGCTGAATCCCCTCATCTACAGTCTCAGAAATAAAGATGTTAAGGAGACTGTCAGAAAGTTAGTCTACctgaaatgtatttttcattcaatataa